ACCAATGATCCGGCTGATGCATCCTCGGTACGTACTGATGCTACCTCGATACACATTGATGCTCTTGAACATGAGAAAAGACCTGATGGTGTGAAGAGGGACAAGAGAGGTAAAGCTGATGACAGTGCTTGCAAGCTGTCATTAGAAATTGTGTGGGCAGCAAAGCTAGAGAAGGATGAGATCAAAGAGGCGGCAAGAAATGCTCGCTACGCACAGCAATTGGAATTGCGAAAAGAGGAGATTGCACTCAAAAAGAATGAGGATGCACGAAACGAGAGGGAGGATGCATGGAGACAGTTTGAATTAGATGAGAGGGTCATGCTCATCGACACAAGTGGTATGACTGATGTTCAAAAGCAGTTCTACCAAGCTAAGCAGAAGGAGATCCTTGCTCGCGGCCTAGGGTAATGTGAGCTATATGTTGTAGTTGTAAGAACTATTTATTGCTTTCTGCTAGTTGAGGACATGGATTACATCACTCATtgcataaatatttttattgatagCTGCATTACAAAGACATGGATTACATCACTCGTTTCCAAACTTTTGCCAGACATGGTCAATTAGATCAAGTTTAAGCTGATCATGTTCATCGAAATTTCTAATCCGATTAGTCATCTGAATAAAAGAGCTCAGTTCTTCCGCATGAGTACGAGAGACTGTGACTCTTTCTCCCATTGCCTCAAAAGTGCAGCTTTGCCGACCAGTTTGCCGCTCCTCTTCAACTATCATATTGTGCATTATGACACAAGCTTTCATGACATCAGTGATTTCTTTACGTTTCCATCCTTTAGCCGGTCCACGAACAATGGCAAAACGGGATTGCAGAACTCCAAAGGCTCGTTCCACATCTTTCCTAGCCCCCTCTTGCTTCTTGGAAAAAGTTTTATGCTTTCTGCTAGTTGGAGCTGGTATGCTCTTCACAAATGTTTCCCACCGTGGATAGATACCATCTGCAAGGTAATACCCCATTGTGTACTGATGGCCATTGATGCTATAATTCACTGGAGGAGTTTGGCCTTCGGCTAGCTTTGTAAAAACAGGAGAACGTTGAAGAACATTTATATCATTCAGAGACCCTGGTAAACCAAAataagcatgccaaatccaaagatCTTGTGAAGCAACTGCTTCCAAGATCATAGTGGGCCCGCTCACATGGCCTTTAAACATGCCATGCCATTTTTTGGGGCAATTTTTCCACCCCCAGTGCATGCAATCTATGCTCCCTAACATACCGGGAAATCCTCTTTCCTCCCCTATTGCAAGTAACCTAGCAATGTCTTCTTCATTTGGAGATCTCAGGTACTTTTCCCCAAAAACTTCATAAATTTTGATCACAAATTTCTTGCAAGACTCTAAATTAGTAGACTCAGCGGACCGGATGTACTCATCAACATAATCGGCTGCTATTCCATATGTTAGTATCCGCATCGCCGCGGTCATCTTTTGCAAAGGATGTAACCCAAGAGctccagaagcacttcttttttgcgtaaaataatcatcatagtcatgctCAAGTATACCATCAGCTATGCGGTTGAACAAAGTACGCGACATCCTAAATCTGTGCATAAAAATTAAATGAGACAGGGAAATGAAAAAaggaccaaagcagagaagtgtactAATTACGAACCTTCGTCGAAACAAATGTTCGGGAAagcgaggaacttctttgaagtagTCGTCCCACAGAAGAAGAAATCCGGCATCTCTTCCTCGATCGATTGACTGACGTCCATGCTTGGAACCGCCATGGCGTCGAccgttcttcctctcttcctcctcccgctcggTGAATGCTGCAAGTATGAGTTCATCGTCGccagatgaagatgacgaagaactCATGTCCCAAGTGGATGTGTTCATTGTGTTACGTGACAAACGATAGAGAAATCTAGGTGAGAAGAGAAGTCACAGGTAGAAGTGTGCTGAAAGAGAGGTGGTAGGGGTGGTTTATATAGATCGGAAATATGGCCGTTGGAAATATAGCCGTTGGAAATATAGCCGTTTGAAAATATAGCCGTTGGAATATACACGTCCTAATTTACACGTTCCACTGAAAAACTGGGAGATGTATAATTTAGCAAGGTGTATATGGACGTGTATATGGAGATATACACGTCCAAATTTACACGTTCCACTAGAGATGCTCTTACTCTTGTTTCCTCAAAACAAATTTTTTTTGTCAAAGTCTCGCCCCTGTCGCCGTACCCGTACGCCCTGCCTCCCTACTACTCATAGGAGAGAGAAAGATAGGCAAGACGCATAAATAATCCAACCCAATCGCCCTACGGATTTCCTCAACCTCGCCTTCTCTCCAATCGCCTAACCGCTCCTCTCCCAGCTCCACTTCCCAAACATTTCCGATCTCCCGTCACAGGAGTGAGCACGCCACGTTGGCACACGGAAGGCGGTGTTTAAGAACTCGAATGACAAAAATTCCACGGCGGAATTTCATCACAAATAAACAACGTCGTGTCGTGTCACTTGTCAGTCCTGTCGCGTCACCTATGCGCTCAGAAAGTAGGCATGCCAACTCGTGAGCACAGAcgtttttcctttctttcttttaccACCCGGGGTCCATCTCAATCAAAAATAAATGAAAATCTTGGCCCGCACGATTTTTTCTACCATCTCTCTCTCTCGGCAGCAGAAAAGTCTCTGATTTTCTCCCGAGCCAAGTACGTACAGTATTAACTGCGAGCGATCGTCCGGTACCGGCACGCCGCTTCATCAGCCAGCCTCCCCCCTCCCCCGTCTCGCGCCGTCCCCATCCCGAGACGCAAGCatggctgccgctgccgctgccgctccgATGCCGCCGCACTATTTCCAGTAAACAACAATACCCGACCACTCCCCACCCCCTCCCCACAGTCCCAACCCGTGCACGTACCATTCGCCCCTCCACCCAAGAACTCGTGCTCCCTCCCTCCCCAATCCccatcctccctccactcgccgcgcaCACGGGGGTGGTCTATTGTCCGTCGAGCCTCCGCCGTCCTCGCCGTGGGTTCCAACTTCCAAGAAGTGTGCGCGGGGGAGGCGCCGGGGATGGGCTCGTGCGCCTCGGTCCACAAGGACGACGTCGGGCTGCCCAAGAAGCAGCAGCTGCtcgcgtcctcctcgccgccggccagggACGACACCAAGGCCGTCGCCGGCGCGCCCGTCGGCGACGTGCTCGTCGACCTCAGGCGCAAGATCGAGGGGTTCGGCCCCAGCAGGACCCCTGACTCCGGTACGATGCTTCATCTTTCTCTGCCACGGCGTCCGTTCCGATTCTTGCTTGCCTCGTCAGTTATCAGTCGCGGGTTGGATTAATCTTTGTCTTCCACGGCGGAAGGAGCAGATTGGTGGTCGGTTCTTTATTATCTTTATATATGTGGAAAGCGGGCTTTTTGGCAAGTACGTTTTCTTCATTAATTAATTTATTGTCCGTGTCTGCTCCGCATTCATGGCCAAGGATATCGGCGTTGCGGTTCTGGTAATCCCTTCTGTAAACAATCCGGTTGATTGTTTCAGAATTTCAGTAGGTAGTGATGATCTATTCATCTCAACAGAAGCAGATTTTTATCAGCGCAGACTGGTTCTGAATTCAACTGCACACGCACAAAAAACAGAGACCTGTTCAGGATTCAGCGGCTACCGAAATCTTCCTGTAGAAATTCTTGTCATAACTTATTTATCAAGTTCTTGAAAAATTCAGGCACTTGCCCAAATCAGGATGCTGTACCGCTGCAACCATGGAAAGACTATCTGGTTGCTTTGTTTTTGTAGCCAGGGGACACAGTTTCGTCCTTAGTTGCAGCAGCTTAGAATTGCCAATTTGAAGTTTCAGTCTTGTGTGTCTCTCCCTGTTGCCCCGAATCAGGAACTTGCTTCCTAGTTACTGGGTTTTGGCTCTAATATCGCTTCATCTGAAATCAACTGCCAGCCTTGACTTCTGAATTATCATCTAATAAGTGTGCAAGCCAGTGGTTTTGCGACGAGGTTTCTATCTAATTTTAATGCGGTCCAATCATACTTCTGCCTAACCGAATCCGATAATTCTTTTAAGAAGAGCAGAGCTAACCGAACCCAGTTTGCAGGTAGCAAGGATGAGATGTTCTTTGAGTCTCAACCGTGGTTGGATTCCGACTGCGAGGATGACTTCTACAGTATAAATGGAGGTAATCACAGAAATAATCACAGAACTAGACACATTTATCTACCGTATAAGAGGATTCCATTCTAGTGCTAGAGATATATACCCATTCTTGTGTGCAATTATGCTGCCTCTCCATACCGATGTTTCTCTTGTGCCAGTGGTTTGGTTCATGCTGTTCCTTTTTGAGGCTGCTCTGTCATCAATAGTATATCTGTAGCATACTAGCATGTGGCTTGTTTCCTCCGTCTGTTTGTTTAGGCCAAGTTGCATGTTCTCTGATTGATATGATGATGAACTGCTGATGTAGCTTTCGTTTGTCGCGCTAGAATCCGAGGGGCTTATTTTAGGCACCGATTGCTTCTTGAGACAAAAAGGTTGAGGGCCTTTGATTTTGGTCTAGTCTTTTGGCACCATCATGCTTGTTGGCATCTAAACAGTTATGAGCTGCAGTTAGCTAACCCATCCCATGTGGCTCCTTCATTTTATATGGCTAATGCCAAATCTTGAGAATATAAGACAATCATGCCTGCCTGCCTTTTGTGACACCCTCAGGAGTTTAATAGTGGATAACTGATCTTCAACTACCAGATCATGTGATACCTTCAGGTCTTCAGCTCCTGCAACACGCTTAACCATAAGATATGATCTTCATGCTGTGCAGATTTCACTCCGTCGCGCGGCAGCACTCCAGTCCATCAACCCAGGGCGCAGACCGTGATGAGCAACGTGTTTCTTCCTGATAACGCCGCGCGGAGCCCCAACTCATCGGAGGCTTCTCCGACCGGACGGAGAAAATTGGCCGACCTCCTGCAAGAGGCGACGCGGAACGACACCGGAGAGACCGCTGCTGCCGCTGCCGGAGAGGCA
The Triticum dicoccoides isolate Atlit2015 ecotype Zavitan chromosome 3A, WEW_v2.0, whole genome shotgun sequence genome window above contains:
- the LOC119270099 gene encoding uncharacterized protein LOC119270099; this translates as MGSCASVHKDDVGLPKKQQLLASSSPPARDDTKAVAGAPVGDVLVDLRRKIEGFGPSRTPDSGSKDEMFFESQPWLDSDCEDDFYSINGDFTPSRGSTPVHQPRAQTVMSNVFLPDNAARSPNSSEASPTGRRKLADLLQEATRNDTGETAAAAAGEADGSKSGQQAVAPAAGKTVSEPSSGCSTEPTPVREARTRKERAWYSGRCCLPTFVHSLALDDEGRQKTGPGPCAV